A region of the Oceanivirga salmonicida genome:
GTTAATTTTCCTAAATATAGTATCTAATCTACCAAGAGTTGCTTATAGAATGGGTACAAGTTTATTCGGAAATACAAGAGGGAATTTATTATTATCAGCCTCAGTATTATTATTTATTGCTATTATAGTAATAATGGTAATAATACAATTAGGTGAAAGAAGAATACCTATACAGTATGTTGGAAAATCAAGTAGAGGATTTGGACAAGGTCCAAGTTCAGTTGGTAAGAAAACATTTTTACCAATTAAAATTAATACAGCAGGAGTTATGCCAATAATTTTTGCATCTATGCTTATGGCAATACCTGCAGTTATAGTATCATTTATTAAAAATCCTGAAAAACAAGCTTTTTGGGGTAGAATATTAGGACAAACAGGTTGGCTTTACTTATCAATAATGGTAGTATTAATTATAGCATTTTCATTCTTCTATACAGCAATAGTATTTGATCCAGATAAAATTGCTGATAGTTTGAAACAAACTGGAGGAACATTACCATTAAAAAGAGCAGGAAGAGAAACGGCTGATTATTTAGAAAGTATAGTAACAACTATAACTTATGGTACAGCAGTATTTCTAGCAGTATTAGGTATATTACCTAATATATGGTTTGGTTATGTAGTTAATTTACCTGTTATGTTAGGTGGTACAAGTTTAATAATTTTAGTTGGTGTTGCAGTTGATTTAATTAAACAAATCGATTCGCATTTAGCAGTTAAAAAATATAAAGGATTTGGAACAAGTAAAAGAAGATTAAATAGATAAATAAAATAAAATTTAGCAATTAATTTTGCTAAATTTTTTTTGTTTTAAATATA
Encoded here:
- the secY gene encoding preprotein translocase subunit SecY, giving the protein MTLFEAIKTRFNSILNVRELRRRVTFTLLMFLVARIGIQIPVPGINVGLFSQFINNPLAQFLDLFSGGAIQQASIFSLGITPYINASIVFQLLGVLYPKIEEMQKEGGKQREQITQWTRYLAIAIAIAQSFFAAVLLQSQNIVIEPGVTFLITSTALMTGGAAFLMWLAERISIKGIGNGTSMLIFLNIVSNLPRVAYRMGTSLFGNTRGNLLLSASVLLFIAIIVIMVIIQLGERRIPIQYVGKSSRGFGQGPSSVGKKTFLPIKINTAGVMPIIFASMLMAIPAVIVSFIKNPEKQAFWGRILGQTGWLYLSIMVVLIIAFSFFYTAIVFDPDKIADSLKQTGGTLPLKRAGRETADYLESIVTTITYGTAVFLAVLGILPNIWFGYVVNLPVMLGGTSLIILVGVAVDLIKQIDSHLAVKKYKGFGTSKRRLNR